The following proteins are encoded in a genomic region of Gouania willdenowi chromosome 6, fGouWil2.1, whole genome shotgun sequence:
- the pskh1 gene encoding serine/threonine-protein kinase H1 homolog, translated as MGCRNSKVLPEPPGDVQLDLVKKVDPPPPLQTDIYKHFIRGDGTASKSGMAGRGTGTGGKADFPSPCQAQAQAATPTASAQPPKDPSELSDPQRKKVAKYRAKFDPRVTAKYDIKALIGRGSFSRVVRVEHKSTRQPYAIKMIETRYREGREVCESELCVLRRVRHTNIIQLMEVFETAERVYMVMELATGGELFDRIIARGSFTERDATRVLQMVLDGVKYLHTLGITHRDLKPENLLYYHPGADSKIIITDFGLANSRKKGDECLMKTTCGTSEYIAPEILVRKPYTNAVDMWALGVISYILLSGTMPFEDDNRMRLYRQILKGKYSFSGEPWPSVSNLAKDFVERNLTVDPSERLTAGQALKHPWIISMAASSSMKNLQRCISQNLLKRASSRCHSTKSAQSTHSSRSTKSNKARRVREKELRELNRRYQQQYNG; from the exons atgggGTGCAGGAACAGTAAGGTCCTCCCTGAGCCTCCAGGGGACGTTCAGTTGGATCTGGTTAAAAAG GTTGATCCTCCCCCGCCACTTCAGACAGATATCTATAAGCACTTCATTCGAGGAGATGGCACTGCAAGCAAGTCGGGTATGGCTGGGAGAGGGACAGGAACTGGAGGCAAGGCGGATTTTCCCTCCCCTTGTCAAGCCCAGGCACAGGCAGCCACACCCACAGCTTCAGCCCAGCCACCTAAAGACCCGTCCGAGCTGTCCGACCCTCAGCGGAAGAAGGTAGCAAAATATCGAGCCAAATTTGACCCACGCGTCACTGCCAAATACGACATCAAAGCTCTGATCGGGCGTGGAAGTTTTAGTCGGGTGGTCCGTGTGGAGCACAAAAGCACACGGCAGCCTTATGCCATAAAGATGATCGAGACCCGTTACAGGGAGGGGAGAGAGGTGTGTGAATCTGAGCTGTGCGTCCTACGTCGTGTTCGCCACACCAACATAATCCAACTGATGGAGGTGTTTGAGACGGCAGAGCGTGTCTACATGGTGATGGAGCTGGCTACCGGGGGAGAGCTCTTCGACCGGATCATCGCTCGTGGATCCTTTACCGAGCGGGACGCCACACGGGTGCTGCAGATGGTCCTGGATGGAGTCAAATATCTCCACACTTTAGGGATCACGCACCGAGACCTGAAGCCCGAGAACCTGCTCTACTATCACCCCGGGGCCGACTCCAAGATCATCATCACCGACTTTGGTTTAGCCAACAGCAGGAAAAAGGGCGACGAGTGTCTGATGAAGACTACCTGCGGCACATCGGAGTACATCGCTCCAGAGATTCTGGTCAGGAAGCCCTACACGAATGCTGTGGACATGTGGGCGCTGGGGGTGATTTCATACATCCTGCTCAGTGGAACCATGCCCTTTGAAGACGACAACCGCATGAGGCTCTACCGTCAGATCCTCAAGGGAAAGTACAGCTTCTCAGGAGAG CCTTGGCCGAGTGTGTCCAACCTGGCGAAAGACTTTGTGGAGCGTAATTTGACGGTGGACCCTAGTGAGCGTCTGACGGCCGGCCAAGCCCTCAAACACCCGTGGATCATCAGCATGGCGGCCTCCTCCTCCATGAAGAACCTGCAGCGCTGTATTTCTCAGAACCTCCTCAAGCGCGCTTCCTCGCGCTGCCACAGCACCAAGTCGGCTCAGTCCACACATTCCAGCCGCTCGACAAAATCCAACAAAGCTCGACGTGTGCGAGAAAAGGAACTGCGGGAGCTGAACCGGCGCTACCAGCAGCAGTACAACGGCTAA